One Peptostreptococcus equinus genomic window carries:
- a CDS encoding pyridoxamine 5'-phosphate oxidase family protein has protein sequence MLSEKFFEVLKHEGAVSIVSWGSGEEANVTCTWNSYLVVEGDKIYIPAAGMTSTEADVKVNDKVKLTLAAREVEGYNGYQGTGFRIEGRAEFLSSGEVYDMMFEKYPFMNRVLIVTVDTAKQLL, from the coding sequence ATGTTAAGCGAAAAATTTTTTGAAGTATTAAAGCATGAAGGAGCAGTATCGATAGTATCTTGGGGATCAGGTGAAGAAGCAAATGTTACTTGTACTTGGAACTCATATTTAGTAGTTGAGGGTGATAAGATTTATATTCCAGCTGCTGGAATGACATCTACAGAAGCTGATGTGAAAGTTAACGACAAAGTTAAACTTACTTTAGCAGCTAGAGAAGTAGAAGGATACAATGGATATCAGGGTACTGGATTTAGAATAGAAGGTAGAGCAGAGTTCTTATCTTCAGGTGAAGTTTATGATATGATGTTCGAAAAATACCCATTTATGAACAGGGTTTTAATAGTAACTGTAGATACAGCAAAACAATTATTGTAA
- a CDS encoding NAD/NADP-dependent octopine/nopaline dehydrogenase family protein, with product MIFIGKVKKITIVGAGNGGITAAADLKEKGFNVVLYDLPEKQHKLDAIIKNNGIMVNYNNMNTFVHNIECSTDINQAIENSQVIMFTLPGLLVEKYAEIIAPVVNENQLIFFNSAASLSSIRFINKSKELGLNKNYFLAEANSLTYATRADHTIATANISLKVKETLVAALPKEMTEKACSIISQFYDGIIPVENIWRITLENANPEVHPGMCLLNIGQLENDPNFSVYRDGYTKSTINLLLAIANERRNIAKAFGFKLEDVVESRINRGYFSDHRQDLHLMFNHSPVFSKINGPHSIYSRYLVEDIEDGLVLWSDLGKLTNTPTPIIDSVINLGTVIVGIDFRKNGLTLKSLNLDDMTLEDLINYV from the coding sequence GTGATTTTTATAGGAAAAGTAAAAAAGATAACAATAGTAGGTGCAGGAAATGGTGGAATTACAGCTGCTGCTGATTTAAAGGAAAAAGGATTTAATGTAGTACTTTATGACTTACCTGAAAAGCAACATAAGTTAGATGCAATTATAAAAAATAATGGAATAATGGTTAATTACAATAATATGAATACTTTTGTTCACAACATTGAATGTTCAACAGACATAAATCAAGCCATAGAAAATTCTCAAGTAATTATGTTTACTTTGCCTGGTTTATTAGTTGAAAAATATGCAGAAATTATCGCACCAGTAGTGAACGAAAATCAACTTATTTTTTTCAATTCAGCTGCTTCCCTATCATCTATAAGATTTATCAATAAATCTAAAGAGTTAGGATTAAATAAAAATTATTTTCTTGCAGAAGCAAATTCATTAACCTATGCCACAAGAGCTGATCATACAATAGCAACAGCAAATATTTCCTTAAAGGTAAAAGAAACTTTAGTTGCAGCTCTACCAAAAGAAATGACCGAAAAGGCTTGCTCAATTATTTCACAATTTTACGACGGAATTATACCAGTAGAAAATATATGGAGAATTACTCTAGAAAACGCCAATCCAGAAGTTCATCCTGGCATGTGCTTATTAAATATAGGTCAACTTGAAAATGATCCAAACTTCTCAGTATATAGAGACGGGTATACAAAAAGCACAATAAACTTGTTGTTAGCTATTGCAAATGAAAGAAGAAATATAGCAAAAGCTTTTGGTTTTAAGCTTGAAGACGTCGTCGAAAGTAGAATTAACAGAGGATATTTCTCTGATCATAGACAGGACTTACATTTAATGTTTAATCACAGTCCAGTATTTTCAAAAATAAATGGTCCTCATTCAATATATTCAAGGTATTTAGTAGAGGATATAGAAGATGGCTTAGTACTATGGTCTGATTTAGGAAAACTTACAAACACACCAACACCAATAATTGATTCAGTTATTAATTTAGGTACTGTTATTGTTGGAATTGATTTTAGAAAGAATGGATTAACCCTTAAAAGCCTAAATTTAGATGATATGACTTTAGAAGATTTAATAAATTATGTATAA
- a CDS encoding energy-coupling factor transporter ATPase: MENIIEIDNLIFEYSNDEFRHRAIDDLSLNVKKGEFVAIIGHNGSGKSTLSKNLNAILLPTSGDVKINGMNTKNESLLWDIRQTAGMVFQNPDNQIVATIVEEDVAFGCENLGIESSQIRKRVDDALKSVEMYEHKDRQPHLLSGGQKQRVAIAGIIAMMPACIIFDEATAMLDPSGRKEVMDTIKKLNKEYNITVLHITHFMEEAVEADRVIVMEKGKKVLEGTPRQVFSHIDQLKEIGLDVPYMTELAQMLNFSGIEIDKNVLTVEEMVGELCRLK, translated from the coding sequence ATGGAAAATATTATCGAAATTGATAATTTAATATTTGAGTATTCCAATGATGAATTTAGACATAGAGCCATAGATGATTTAAGCCTAAATGTTAAAAAAGGTGAATTTGTTGCTATAATAGGTCATAATGGTTCTGGTAAATCTACATTGTCAAAGAATTTGAATGCTATTTTATTACCTACATCAGGAGATGTAAAGATAAATGGTATGAATACTAAAAATGAATCTCTCCTTTGGGATATAAGACAGACAGCAGGAATGGTATTTCAAAATCCAGACAATCAGATAGTAGCTACTATTGTAGAAGAAGATGTAGCCTTTGGTTGTGAGAATTTAGGTATAGAGTCATCGCAAATTAGAAAAAGAGTAGATGATGCTCTAAAAAGTGTGGAGATGTATGAACACAAAGACCGTCAGCCACACCTTTTATCTGGAGGTCAAAAACAAAGAGTCGCTATAGCGGGAATAATTGCTATGATGCCTGCCTGCATAATATTTGATGAAGCTACTGCTATGCTTGATCCTTCAGGAAGAAAAGAAGTAATGGATACAATAAAGAAGTTAAACAAAGAATACAACATAACAGTTTTACATATAACACATTTTATGGAAGAGGCTGTGGAGGCAGATAGAGTAATTGTAATGGAAAAAGGTAAAAAGGTGCTAGAGGGAACACCTAGACAAGTATTTTCTCACATAGATCAGCTAAAAGAAATAGGATTAGATGTTCCATACATGACAGAGCTCGCTCAAATGCTAAACTTTTCAGGAATAGAAATAGATAAAAATGTCTTAACTGTTGAAGAAATGGTGGGTGAACTATGTCGATTAAAGTAG
- the aroA gene encoding 3-phosphoshikimate 1-carboxyvinyltransferase codes for MKKLLSEVDYMDLKIQANKLSGKISIPKSKSMGHRAIICASLANGISHIRHLTYSNDIMATINAMKALGVKIEFYNEELVVRGIGNCIDVEKSVSIIKNCGKNKDIINIDVKESGSTIRFLLPLLSLFDNDFVINSQGKLLKRPLDPYFYIYDKLGIIYRIENNILFIENNKKFEDSIYKFDGNISSQFISGMMFLLPLLNFDSRIIIDGYLESKAYVDMTIDSLKTFGVEIVNIDYKEFIIRGNQKYKSQDIEVEGDFSQAAFFLVANSLQKINANSITDYIYVQGLKEDSNQADKDLIYLLNILDYINTSMTFDKKKFDDAMLKIFNEYMVKVYKGKSPIYIKENRLIIDGKDIPDIIPILSLYLSLSNFKSKIINIARLKIKESDRLQAIYSELKKLGVEIEYGEDFLSINPSQILEGNIEVDSYKDHRIAMMLAISSLFTSSPIKIKDAQCVNKSYPDFWKDFESLGGEIFECNMGK; via the coding sequence TTGAAAAAATTATTAAGCGAGGTAGATTATATGGATTTGAAAATACAGGCAAACAAATTAAGTGGAAAAATTTCCATACCAAAATCTAAGAGTATGGGACATAGAGCAATAATATGTGCCAGTTTGGCAAATGGAATAAGCCATATTAGACATTTAACATATTCAAATGATATTATGGCTACAATAAATGCAATGAAAGCTTTAGGAGTTAAAATAGAATTTTATAATGAAGAATTAGTAGTTCGAGGCATAGGAAATTGTATAGATGTTGAAAAATCTGTTAGTATTATAAAAAATTGTGGAAAAAATAAAGATATAATTAATATAGATGTAAAGGAATCAGGATCTACAATTAGGTTTTTACTTCCATTGTTGAGTTTATTTGATAATGATTTTGTTATTAATAGCCAAGGAAAACTTCTTAAAAGGCCATTGGATCCATACTTTTATATATATGACAAATTGGGGATAATTTATAGAATAGAGAATAATATACTTTTTATAGAGAATAACAAAAAATTTGAAGATAGTATCTATAAATTTGATGGAAATATAAGTTCACAGTTTATTTCAGGTATGATGTTTTTGTTGCCATTACTTAATTTTGATTCTAGGATAATAATTGATGGATATTTGGAATCAAAGGCTTACGTGGATATGACAATTGATAGCTTAAAAACATTTGGGGTAGAGATAGTAAATATTGATTATAAGGAATTTATTATAAGAGGCAATCAAAAATATAAATCACAAGATATAGAAGTAGAGGGAGATTTTTCTCAAGCTGCATTTTTCTTGGTAGCTAATTCTCTCCAAAAAATAAATGCAAATAGCATAACAGATTATATATATGTGCAAGGATTAAAAGAAGATTCCAATCAAGCAGATAAAGATCTAATATATTTATTAAATATATTAGATTATATCAATACTTCAATGACATTTGACAAAAAAAAATTTGATGATGCAATGCTAAAAATATTTAATGAATATATGGTCAAGGTATACAAAGGGAAATCACCTATATATATAAAGGAGAATAGATTGATTATAGACGGTAAAGATATTCCTGATATAATACCAATTTTGTCCCTATACTTGTCTTTAAGTAACTTTAAATCCAAGATAATAAATATTGCTAGGCTTAAAATAAAAGAATCAGATAGACTGCAAGCTATTTATAGTGAATTAAAAAAATTGGGGGTAGAAATAGAATATGGAGAAGATTTTTTAAGCATTAATCCCAGCCAGATATTAGAAGGGAATATAGAAGTAGACTCTTATAAAGATCACAGGATAGCAATGATGTTAGCAATTTCAAGTCTATTTACTAGCAGTCCAATTAAAATAAAAGATGCACAGTGTGTAAATAAATCCTACCCAGATTTTTGGAAGGATTTTGAAAGTTTAGGGGGTGAAATATTTGAGTGCAACATGGGGAAATAA
- a CDS encoding chorismate mutase, with protein MLIDYREKISDIDKEICNLLEKRFYICKKIGDYKKENNIDILDSKRELEVRNKISTYIKNEEYEDLIIDIFQDIMDKSKLLQK; from the coding sequence ATGTTGATAGATTATAGAGAAAAAATTTCAGATATAGACAAAGAAATATGTAACTTACTAGAGAAAAGATTTTATATATGCAAAAAAATTGGAGATTATAAAAAAGAAAATAATATTGATATCTTGGATTCTAAAAGAGAATTAGAAGTAAGGAATAAAATAAGTACTTATATAAAAAATGAAGAGTATGAAGATCTGATTATAGATATTTTTCAAGATATAATGGATAAATCTAAATTATTACAAAAATAA
- a CDS encoding energy-coupling factor transporter ATPase — translation MSIKVENLTHIYDYGMPFQHVALDDVSFEIKDGDFVGLIGHTGSGKSTLIQHLNGIMKPHSGKIFINDFDITQKNQNLTEIRKRVGIVFQYAEYQLFEESVAKDIAFGPMNLGLSQEEIDVRVKESMKAVGLEYDTYAEKSPFDLSGGQKRRVAIAGVIAMNPEVLILDEPTAGLDPGGRDEIFNLIKDLYKRKNMTIILSSHSMDDMAKLVNTLMVMNKGKLEMMGSPREIFRDNASKLKSMGLDIPQVLELAIRLKSELGFNIRTDVLNLEEVKNEIQRCIKEKDFIGGIKNA, via the coding sequence ATGTCGATTAAAGTAGAAAATTTAACTCATATATATGATTATGGTATGCCTTTTCAACATGTTGCTCTAGATGATGTTTCATTTGAGATAAAAGATGGTGATTTTGTTGGATTAATAGGTCATACAGGCTCAGGAAAATCAACATTAATTCAACATTTGAATGGAATAATGAAACCCCATTCTGGAAAAATTTTCATAAATGATTTTGATATCACTCAAAAAAACCAAAATCTTACTGAGATAAGAAAAAGAGTAGGTATTGTATTTCAATATGCTGAATATCAATTATTTGAAGAAAGTGTAGCAAAAGATATAGCTTTTGGGCCTATGAACTTAGGGCTTAGTCAAGAAGAAATTGATGTTAGAGTAAAAGAATCAATGAAAGCGGTAGGTCTTGAATATGATACATATGCAGAAAAATCGCCGTTTGATTTGTCTGGCGGTCAAAAAAGAAGAGTTGCTATAGCAGGAGTCATAGCTATGAATCCAGAAGTTCTAATCCTAGATGAGCCAACAGCTGGTTTAGATCCAGGTGGTAGAGATGAAATATTTAATCTTATTAAGGATTTATATAAGAGAAAAAATATGACTATTATTCTGTCCTCCCATAGTATGGATGATATGGCAAAGTTAGTGAATACATTGATGGTTATGAATAAAGGAAAATTAGAAATGATGGGTAGTCCAAGAGAAATATTTAGAGACAATGCATCTAAATTAAAATCTATGGGCTTAGATATTCCACAAGTTTTAGAGCTAGCTATAAGATTAAAAAGCGAACTAGGTTTTAATATTAGGACAGATGTATTGAATTTAGAAGAAGTAAAAAATGAAATTCAAAGATGCATAAAAGAAAAAGATTTTATAGGAGGTATTAAAAATGCTTAA
- a CDS encoding energy-coupling factor transporter transmembrane component T family protein — protein MLKDITLGQYYPTKSQIHSLDARTKLLATLLIMVSIFVINQFWPYAILILLLLAVTMISKIPVSYVMKGLKPLRWIILFTFIVNLFFVQGDNIVWSFGILKISDLGLRTAIFMAIRLTLLVVGTSLLTLTTSPIALTDGIENACSPLKKIGFPAHEMAMMMTIALRFIPTLLDETDKIMKAQMSRGADFESKNIMNRAKNMVPLLIPLFVSAFRRADELAMAMEARCYRGGDGRTKMKVSKLGRNDLIADFVMIAYLLFTIASRFIRLI, from the coding sequence ATGCTTAAAGATATTACATTAGGCCAATACTATCCAACAAAATCACAAATACACTCTTTAGATGCTAGAACAAAACTTTTGGCAACATTATTAATAATGGTATCTATATTTGTAATAAATCAATTTTGGCCATATGCAATACTGATTTTATTATTGTTGGCAGTGACTATGATTTCAAAGATACCAGTATCTTATGTTATGAAAGGCTTAAAACCCCTTAGGTGGATTATACTATTTACCTTTATAGTAAATTTATTTTTTGTTCAAGGTGATAATATTGTATGGAGCTTTGGAATTTTAAAAATAAGTGATTTAGGACTTAGAACAGCTATATTTATGGCCATTAGACTTACATTATTAGTAGTTGGAACATCTCTTCTTACACTCACTACTTCACCAATAGCATTGACTGATGGTATAGAAAATGCATGTTCACCTTTAAAAAAAATAGGATTCCCTGCGCATGAAATGGCGATGATGATGACTATAGCGCTAAGATTTATACCTACATTACTTGATGAAACAGACAAAATAATGAAGGCACAAATGTCTAGGGGTGCAGATTTTGAGAGTAAAAATATAATGAATAGGGCAAAAAATATGGTTCCGCTATTGATACCTTTATTTGTAAGTGCTTTTAGAAGAGCAGATGAATTGGCTATGGCTATGGAAGCTAGATGCTATAGGGGTGGAGATGGTAGAACAAAGATGAAAGTAAGTAAATTAGGAAGAAATGATTTAATTGCAGATTTCGTAATGATTGCTTATTTATTATTTACTATTGCCAGCAGATTTATTAGATTGATATAA
- the glmS gene encoding glutamine--fructose-6-phosphate transaminase (isomerizing): MCGIVGYLGSKNAAGIIVDGLAKLEYRGYDSAGIAVNTGTELEIRKFKGRLAVLADDLEKNNIIGNVGIGHTRWATHGEPSDVNSHPHFNKDKTLAVVHNGIIENYLELREQLESEGIEFKSKTDTEVVAHLLDKYYEGNLLDAVYKTIGDLKGAYALGIVSAEHNDELIAVRKDSPLIAGVGEGEAFIASDIPALLKYTRDVIYLDNDEVVHIKGGNLKVYDSQRNPVDKKINHVDWDVEAAEKGGYSCFMEKEIFEQPEGIKSTLERRLNEEGRIVLDDINLDKEYLESVNKIYIVACGTAYNAGVLGKTAMQRMMGIPVTVDIASEFRYNENFVDDKSLVILVSQSGETADTLAVLRDSKEKGARILAVTNVVGSSIAREADDVFYTWAGPEIAVASTKAYTTQIVSLYMIALNCALEMGNIDDKYYFDMIEKMKEIPAKIQEVINNKDSIEHIADDIVKKEHAFFLGRGIDYSLAMEGSLKLKEISYIHAEAFAAGELKHGTIALIEEGTPVISIATQQSMFDKMVSNMEEVRARGAYVVAISQSHNKEVEKVSNKVIYIPDSEDLLSPIIAVVPMQLLALMVSTKRGLDVDKPRNLAKSVTVE; this comes from the coding sequence ATGTGTGGTATAGTTGGTTATTTAGGTAGTAAAAATGCTGCAGGCATTATAGTTGATGGACTTGCAAAATTGGAATACAGAGGTTATGACTCTGCAGGAATCGCTGTAAATACAGGCACTGAATTAGAAATAAGGAAGTTTAAAGGGAGATTAGCTGTGTTGGCTGATGACCTTGAAAAAAATAATATTATAGGAAATGTTGGTATCGGACATACTAGATGGGCTACACACGGTGAACCATCAGATGTAAACTCACATCCACATTTCAACAAAGATAAGACTCTTGCTGTAGTTCACAATGGTATAATTGAAAACTATTTAGAGTTAAGAGAACAGTTAGAATCAGAAGGTATAGAATTTAAGTCTAAAACTGATACAGAAGTTGTAGCTCACTTATTAGATAAATATTACGAAGGTAATCTTTTAGATGCTGTATATAAGACTATAGGGGATTTAAAAGGTGCCTATGCTTTGGGTATAGTATCTGCAGAACACAATGATGAATTGATAGCTGTTAGAAAAGATAGTCCACTAATTGCTGGTGTAGGTGAAGGTGAGGCATTTATAGCTTCTGACATACCTGCTCTATTAAAGTATACTAGAGATGTAATTTATTTAGATAATGACGAAGTAGTTCATATAAAGGGTGGAAATCTTAAGGTTTATGATTCTCAGAGAAATCCTGTAGATAAAAAAATCAACCATGTAGATTGGGATGTTGAAGCCGCTGAAAAAGGCGGATATAGCTGTTTCATGGAAAAAGAAATCTTTGAACAACCAGAAGGTATAAAATCGACTTTAGAAAGAAGATTAAATGAAGAAGGTAGAATAGTTCTAGATGATATAAACCTAGATAAAGAATACCTAGAATCAGTTAATAAAATATATATAGTAGCTTGTGGTACAGCTTATAATGCAGGTGTACTTGGCAAAACTGCTATGCAGAGAATGATGGGTATACCAGTGACTGTAGATATAGCTTCAGAATTTAGATACAATGAAAACTTTGTAGATGATAAGTCTCTAGTAATTCTTGTAAGCCAGTCTGGAGAAACAGCTGATACACTTGCTGTTCTTAGAGATTCTAAGGAAAAAGGAGCTAGAATATTAGCAGTAACTAATGTTGTTGGTTCATCAATAGCAAGAGAAGCTGATGATGTATTCTATACTTGGGCTGGTCCTGAAATTGCTGTTGCCTCAACAAAGGCTTACACTACGCAGATAGTATCACTTTACATGATAGCTCTTAATTGTGCACTTGAAATGGGTAATATAGACGATAAATATTATTTTGATATGATCGAAAAAATGAAGGAAATTCCTGCAAAGATTCAAGAAGTAATAAATAACAAAGATTCAATAGAACATATTGCAGATGATATAGTTAAAAAAGAACATGCATTTTTCCTAGGTAGAGGTATTGATTACTCCCTTGCTATGGAAGGATCATTAAAATTAAAGGAAATCTCTTATATTCATGCTGAAGCATTTGCTGCTGGTGAATTAAAGCATGGTACAATTGCTCTTATTGAAGAAGGTACTCCAGTAATATCAATCGCTACACAGCAGAGTATGTTTGACAAGATGGTTTCAAATATGGAAGAAGTTCGTGCTAGAGGTGCATATGTAGTTGCAATATCTCAGAGCCACAACAAAGAGGTTGAAAAAGTATCAAACAAGGTAATCTATATACCAGATAGTGAAGATTTACTTTCTCCAATAATTGCTGTTGTTCCAATGCAGTTATTAGCATTAATGGTCTCTACAAAAAGAGGTCTTGATGTAGATAAACCAAGAAATTTAGCTAAATCAGTTACAGTTGAATAA
- the aroC gene encoding chorismate synthase produces the protein MSATWGNKLKITIFGESHGSCIGATIDGIEPGIKIDMDLIEKEMSRRAPGRDNLSTQRKEADKAEIISGFFNGYTTGAPLTVLIHNTDIRSKDYSDIKSIARPGHADYSANKKYNGFNDYRGSGHFSGRITAPLVFAGALAKQILKEKYIYIGSHIKSIGHIEDMKFSENDMNRYTFARLNEQRIPLINEYLRQDMESLILEIKDNGDSLGGVVECAIVGMDAGIGSPFFESVESVLSSIIFSVPAVKGLEFGAGFDICKMKGSQANDQFYYDEDSNLKTRTNHNGGINGGITNSMPIIFRVAIKPTSSIAKMQTSINMYKKENIDFKIDGRHDPIIVLRVLPVIEAVSAIAVLDMIYSENY, from the coding sequence TTGAGTGCAACATGGGGAAATAAACTTAAAATAACAATATTTGGAGAGTCGCACGGATCTTGTATTGGTGCGACAATAGATGGTATTGAGCCAGGTATTAAAATAGATATGGATTTAATAGAAAAAGAGATGAGTAGAAGAGCTCCAGGTAGAGATAATCTATCAACTCAAAGAAAGGAAGCAGACAAAGCAGAAATTATCAGTGGTTTTTTCAATGGTTATACCACAGGAGCACCGCTTACAGTCTTGATTCATAATACAGACATAAGATCAAAAGATTATTCAGATATAAAATCAATAGCAAGACCAGGTCATGCTGATTATTCAGCAAATAAAAAGTATAATGGATTCAATGATTATAGAGGAAGTGGCCATTTTTCTGGAAGAATTACAGCTCCATTAGTCTTTGCAGGAGCATTAGCAAAACAAATTTTGAAAGAAAAATATATTTATATAGGTTCTCATATAAAATCCATAGGTCACATAGAAGATATGAAATTTAGTGAAAATGATATGAATAGATATACTTTTGCTAGATTAAATGAGCAGAGAATACCATTAATAAATGAATATTTGAGACAAGATATGGAGAGTTTAATCTTGGAAATTAAAGATAATGGTGATTCTCTTGGCGGTGTAGTTGAATGTGCAATTGTAGGTATGGATGCAGGTATTGGTAGTCCGTTTTTTGAGTCTGTAGAATCAGTATTGTCATCAATTATTTTTTCAGTACCCGCAGTAAAGGGTTTAGAGTTTGGAGCTGGTTTCGATATATGTAAAATGAAAGGTAGTCAAGCAAATGATCAATTTTATTATGATGAAGATAGTAACTTAAAAACTAGAACTAATCATAATGGTGGTATAAATGGCGGTATTACAAATTCCATGCCAATAATATTTAGAGTAGCAATAAAACCCACATCATCTATTGCAAAGATGCAGACAAGTATAAATATGTATAAAAAAGAAAATATAGATTTTAAAATAGATGGGAGACATGACCCTATAATTGTACTTAGAGTTTTACCTGTGATAGAAGCGGTAAGTGCTATAGCAGTTTTGGATATGATTTATAGTGAGAATTATTAG
- the pfkB gene encoding 1-phosphofructokinase, whose product MIYTITFNPAIDLVFQVNHLNIGQLNRVDNEDFVAGGKGINVSVLLKRFDKDNIATGFIGGFTGQFIISQLEKEGIKSAFIEADGITRVNCKIHSDSETEINGNGPIISEENFQKFLKFFKSELKENDYVFLSGNSAKGMTSDSYGQVAKLCQDMNVKLILDSNLDNLTSCLIYKPFIIKPNHHELGEIFNIKINTVKEIIYYAKKLQEYGAKNVLVSRGSHGAILVSQEGKVYESNVPSGNVINSVGAGDSMLAGFMAKYMEEENYKESLLQGAASGSATAFSTGIGQIKLIEELKKQITVKEIV is encoded by the coding sequence ATGATTTATACTATCACTTTTAATCCAGCCATTGACCTAGTGTTTCAAGTTAATCACTTAAATATTGGCCAACTAAATCGAGTAGATAACGAAGATTTTGTAGCTGGAGGTAAAGGTATCAACGTATCTGTCTTATTAAAACGTTTTGATAAAGACAATATTGCAACAGGTTTTATTGGTGGTTTTACTGGTCAATTTATTATATCTCAACTTGAAAAGGAAGGAATAAAGTCAGCTTTCATTGAAGCAGATGGTATCACTAGAGTAAATTGTAAAATACACTCTGATAGTGAAACAGAAATCAATGGAAATGGCCCTATTATATCAGAGGAAAACTTCCAAAAATTCTTAAAATTTTTCAAAAGTGAATTAAAAGAAAATGACTATGTATTTTTATCAGGTAATTCAGCTAAAGGTATGACATCAGATTCATATGGTCAGGTCGCAAAATTATGTCAAGATATGAATGTTAAGTTGATATTAGATTCTAATTTAGACAACCTTACTTCTTGCTTGATTTATAAGCCTTTTATTATAAAACCTAATCATCATGAATTGGGAGAAATTTTTAATATAAAAATCAATACTGTAAAAGAAATTATTTATTATGCAAAAAAATTACAGGAATACGGAGCTAAAAATGTTCTTGTATCAAGGGGATCTCATGGAGCTATACTGGTAAGTCAAGAAGGTAAAGTTTACGAATCAAATGTACCAAGTGGAAATGTAATTAACTCAGTAGGTGCTGGAGATTCAATGCTTGCAGGTTTTATGGCTAAATATATGGAAGAAGAAAATTATAAAGAGAGTCTACTTCAGGGAGCTGCATCTGGTTCAGCTACTGCATTCTCTACCGGAATAGGTCAGATAAAACTAATAGAAGAACTTAAAAAACAGATTACTGTAAAAGAAATTGTATAG
- a CDS encoding DeoR/GlpR family DNA-binding transcription regulator, with the protein MLTEEREEYILNELRMSRTVKLHQLMQKLDVSESTIRRDLSQLEERGLLTRIHGGAKLNYHIDKEPTFDEKNTINNSAKLSIGQKASQMVNKGDVIYIDAGTTTAKIIPYLENKPSTVVTNGLLQAYELSQNGYQTILLGGKIKNTTQSIVGISAQTQLSQYVFDKAFIGINGIHSDFGLTTADEEEAAIKSLVINRAGRTYIMTDSSKFNKVSFCKVCNLDEVTIITNKLEEYVSDDFIESTTILEVK; encoded by the coding sequence ATGCTTACAGAAGAAAGAGAAGAATATATTCTTAATGAATTAAGAATGAGTCGCACAGTAAAACTGCATCAGTTAATGCAAAAACTAGATGTTTCAGAATCCACGATTAGACGTGATTTATCACAACTAGAAGAACGTGGACTTTTAACTAGAATTCATGGAGGTGCTAAACTTAACTATCACATCGATAAAGAACCTACCTTCGATGAAAAAAATACCATTAATAATTCCGCAAAATTATCAATTGGTCAAAAAGCCTCTCAAATGGTAAATAAAGGAGACGTAATATATATAGATGCTGGTACAACAACAGCTAAAATTATTCCTTATTTAGAGAATAAGCCAAGTACAGTAGTAACTAATGGCCTATTACAAGCTTATGAATTAAGTCAAAATGGTTATCAAACAATACTTTTAGGGGGAAAGATCAAAAATACCACACAATCTATTGTTGGCATTAGTGCACAAACACAATTAAGTCAATATGTTTTTGATAAAGCTTTTATTGGTATAAACGGAATACATAGTGACTTTGGTTTAACAACTGCTGATGAAGAAGAAGCAGCTATTAAATCACTTGTAATAAATCGTGCTGGCAGAACTTATATAATGACAGATTCTAGTAAATTTAATAAAGTTTCATTTTGTAAAGTATGTAACTTAGACGAAGTTACAATAATTACAAATAAACTGGAAGAATATGTATCAGACGATTTCATTGAATCAACAACTATTTTGGAGGTGAAATAA